A stretch of Salvelinus alpinus chromosome 4, SLU_Salpinus.1, whole genome shotgun sequence DNA encodes these proteins:
- the LOC139574574 gene encoding zinc finger protein ubi-d4-like isoform X2, whose amino-acid sequence MAAAVDSVVKVLGEQYYKDAMEQCHSYNARLCAERSILMPFIDSQTGVAQSNCYIWMEKRHRSAGMAPGQLYSYPSRRWRKRRRSHPPEDPRLAFPPIKSAELELGLKRDVVGTVDGSSLEALLKGEPLERRGPPDPRAPEENPATPEPVAATVSSHTSSGRIRKRVLDHDDYLDDLDDEDFEDETPKRRGKGKSKGRGVGNGKKKMEAAAAALEEQDKPYACDICGKRYKNRPGLSYHYTHSHLAEEEGEDREEIESPPPRRQPEEHKTPKKGPNGLALPNDYCDFCLGDSAHNQKTGQSEELVSCSDCGRSGHPSCLQFTDVMMAAVKTYRWQCIECKCCNVCGTSENDDQLLFCDDCDRGYHMYCLKPPMTEPPEGSWSCHLCLALLKDKASIYKQQSPTTEDE is encoded by the exons ATGGCGGCGGCCGTAGATAGTGTTGTGAAAGT GCTCGGGGAGCAGTACTATAAGGATGCTATGGAACAGTGCCACAGCTACAATGCTCGTCTGTGTGCGGAGAGGAGCATCCTTATGCCTTTCATCGACTCTCAGACGGGTGTTGCTCAAAGCAACTGCTACATCTGGATGGAGAAGAGACACCGGAGTGCAG GCATGGCTCCTGGGCAGCTGTATAGCTATCCGTCTCGACGCTGGAGGAAGAGACGGCGGTCCCACCCTCCTGAGGACCCCCGTTTGGCCTTCCCACCCATCAAATCAG cggagCTGGAGCTGGGTCTGAAACGGGATGTTGTGGGAACGGTGGACGGCAGCAGCCTGGAGGCCCTGCTGAAGGGGGAGCCACTGGAGAGGAGGGGCCCGCCAGATCCCCGTGCCCCGGAGGAGAACCCAGCCACACCTGAACCCGTGGCCGCCACAGTCTCCAGCCACACCTCCTCTGGACGCATCCGTAAG AGGGTGCTGGACCACGATGACTACCTGGATGATCTGGATGATGAGGACTTTGAGGATGAGACCCCGAAGAGACGAGGGAAGGGCAAGTCCAAGGGTCGTGGAGTGGGAAATGGAAAGAAGAAAATGGAGGCAGCCGCTGCAGCCTTGGAGGAGCAGGACAAACCATACGCCTGTGACA tctGTGGGAAGCGCTATAAGAACCGTCCGGGCCTGAGCTACCACTACACACACTCCCATCTGgcggaagaagagggggaggacagagaggagatagagtcCCCTCCCCCCCGGCGCCAGCCTGAGGAGCACAAGA CTCCTAAGAAAGGCCCTAACGGTCTGGCCCTGCCCAACGACTATTGCGACTTCTGTCTGGGAGACTCCGCCCACAACCAGAAGACTGGCCAGTcagaggagctggtgtcctgctcAGACTGCGGACGCTCAG GTCACCCGTCCTGCCTGCAGTTCACAGATGTGATGATGGCAGCTGTGAAGACGTACCGCTGGCAGTGTATCGAGTGCAAGTGCTGCAACGTCTGTGGTACCTCAGAGAACGAC GACCAGCTGCTGTTCTGTGATGACTGTGATCGAGGATACCACATGTACTGCCTCAAGCCTCCTATGACTGAGCCCCCAGAAG gGAGTTGGAGTTGTCACCTTTGCCTGGCGCTGCTGAAGGACAAGGCATCTATATACAAGCAGCAGAGCCCCACCACAGAGGATGAATAG
- the LOC139574574 gene encoding zinc finger protein ubi-d4-like isoform X1 — MAAAVDSVVKVLGEQYYKDAMEQCHSYNARLCAERSILMPFIDSQTGVAQSNCYIWMEKRHRSAGMAPGQLYSYPSRRWRKRRRSHPPEDPRLAFPPIKSAELELGLKRDVVGTVDGSSLEALLKGEPLERRGPPDPRAPEENPATPEPVAATVSSHTSSGRIRKRVLDHDDYLDDLDDEDFEDETPKRRGKGKSKGRGVGNGKKKMEAAAAALEEQDKPYACDICGKRYKNRPGLSYHYTHSHLAEEEGEDREEIESPPPRRQPEEHKTPKKGPNGLALPNDYCDFCLGDSAHNQKTGQSEELVSCSDCGRSGHPSCLQFTDVMMAAVKTYRWQCIECKCCNVCGTSENDVSPAPPLPFHTSPFLCLLTHTVSVCQDQLLFCDDCDRGYHMYCLKPPMTEPPEGSWSCHLCLALLKDKASIYKQQSPTTEDE, encoded by the exons ATGGCGGCGGCCGTAGATAGTGTTGTGAAAGT GCTCGGGGAGCAGTACTATAAGGATGCTATGGAACAGTGCCACAGCTACAATGCTCGTCTGTGTGCGGAGAGGAGCATCCTTATGCCTTTCATCGACTCTCAGACGGGTGTTGCTCAAAGCAACTGCTACATCTGGATGGAGAAGAGACACCGGAGTGCAG GCATGGCTCCTGGGCAGCTGTATAGCTATCCGTCTCGACGCTGGAGGAAGAGACGGCGGTCCCACCCTCCTGAGGACCCCCGTTTGGCCTTCCCACCCATCAAATCAG cggagCTGGAGCTGGGTCTGAAACGGGATGTTGTGGGAACGGTGGACGGCAGCAGCCTGGAGGCCCTGCTGAAGGGGGAGCCACTGGAGAGGAGGGGCCCGCCAGATCCCCGTGCCCCGGAGGAGAACCCAGCCACACCTGAACCCGTGGCCGCCACAGTCTCCAGCCACACCTCCTCTGGACGCATCCGTAAG AGGGTGCTGGACCACGATGACTACCTGGATGATCTGGATGATGAGGACTTTGAGGATGAGACCCCGAAGAGACGAGGGAAGGGCAAGTCCAAGGGTCGTGGAGTGGGAAATGGAAAGAAGAAAATGGAGGCAGCCGCTGCAGCCTTGGAGGAGCAGGACAAACCATACGCCTGTGACA tctGTGGGAAGCGCTATAAGAACCGTCCGGGCCTGAGCTACCACTACACACACTCCCATCTGgcggaagaagagggggaggacagagaggagatagagtcCCCTCCCCCCCGGCGCCAGCCTGAGGAGCACAAGA CTCCTAAGAAAGGCCCTAACGGTCTGGCCCTGCCCAACGACTATTGCGACTTCTGTCTGGGAGACTCCGCCCACAACCAGAAGACTGGCCAGTcagaggagctggtgtcctgctcAGACTGCGGACGCTCAG GTCACCCGTCCTGCCTGCAGTTCACAGATGTGATGATGGCAGCTGTGAAGACGTACCGCTGGCAGTGTATCGAGTGCAAGTGCTGCAACGTCTGTGGTACCTCAGAGAACGACGTGAGTCCTGCTCCACCTCTGCCTTTTCATACTTCTCCTTTTCTTTGTCTCCTCACACACACTGTTTCTGTCTGTCAGGACCAGCTGCTGTTCTGTGATGACTGTGATCGAGGATACCACATGTACTGCCTCAAGCCTCCTATGACTGAGCCCCCAGAAG gGAGTTGGAGTTGTCACCTTTGCCTGGCGCTGCTGAAGGACAAGGCATCTATATACAAGCAGCAGAGCCCCACCACAGAGGATGAATAG